From Cydia pomonella isolate Wapato2018A chromosome 26, ilCydPomo1, whole genome shotgun sequence, one genomic window encodes:
- the LOC133531956 gene encoding uncharacterized protein LOC133531956, with product MSFDVNWDVENQREDHECEEHWQLRKAFIERWKNEYPKDRLVCLARVFANMEFMGCRYPTEVMQEVARLSQEVASAYRKSKKGKLQRTFVSASDAAEDRARGVKREGGIIKDGPEPKSSKIQFVKQGQGGNEEESEDKDVESRIRNLISSSISSKSTEDARKPLGDLNEYLKDLSSVRCLDARVFDDSMFFSSFGQLVLLIRPWAGKWWNIQTSCQVCNIPFNSTFEDGAMSMIINGLLVARATGACKADAKCNVEIMAWNRLREEVVTVVVKEQFRADGGAISVSQVTGRRDDEFGAPVENSVATKMMKLMGWKGGGLGADAQGIEEPIKPHLQMVNRQGLGSTCSDAQSLRRAAFTLMRRYLASDCLDVDLIFSKDFSKEERSILHQVAQKVGLASRSYGTGEERFLVVKKKLDPFSLTRAVLEKGGNTPKYQVFIPCGASKRTQRNGRY from the exons ATGTCTTTCGACGTCAATTGGGACGTCGAAAATCAGAGAGAAGATCACGAATGCGAAGAACACTGGCAGTTAAGAAAGGCGTTTATAGAGCGATGGAAGAACGAATATCCTAAAGACAGACTGGTTTGCCTAGCTAGAGTCTTCGCTAACATGGAATTCATGGGTTGCCGGTACCCCACAGAAGTCATGCAAGAAGTTGCAAGGCTCTCACAAGAA gtaGCAAGTGCCTACAGAAAATCTAAGAAAGGTAAACTCCAAAGGACATTTGTGTCAGCCTCCGATGCTGCTGAGGACAGAGCGAGAGGTGTCAAGCGTGAAGGTGGCATCATCAAAGATGGTCCGGAACCAAAATCTTCTAAAATCCAGTTTGTGAAACAGGGCCAGGGTGGCAATGAAGAAGAGAGTGAGGACAAGGATGTGGAAAGTAGAATAAGGAATTTGATTAGTTCGAg TATATCCAGCAAATCAACCGAGGACGCCCGAAAGCCCCTCGGGGATCTTAATGAGTACCTAAAAGACCTGAGCAGCGTACGGTGCCTGGACGCACGGGTATTTGACGACAGCATGTTCTTCAGCAGTTTTGGGCAGCTGGTGTTGCTCATCAGGCCTTGGGCAGGGAAATGGTGGAATATACAAA CAAGCTGTCAAGTATGCAATATCCCGTTCAACTCAACGTTTGAAGACGGGGCTATGTCTATGATCATCAACGGACTACTAGTAGCCCGGGCAACGGGGGCCTGTAAAGCGGACGCCAAGTGCAACGTCGAGATCATGGCATGGAAT AGACTACGCGAGGAAGTGGTAACAGTGGTGGTTAAGGAACAATTCAGAGCAGACGGCGGCGCCATCTCGGTGAGCCAGGTGACGGGGCGGCGCGACGACGAGTTCGGGGCGCCCGTCGAGAACAGCGTCGCCACTAA GATGATGAAGTTGATGGGCTGGAAGGGCGGCGGGCTGGGCGCCGACGCGCAGGGCATCGAGGAGCCTATCAAGCCGCATTTGCAAATG GTGAACCGCCAAGGGCTGGGCAGCACTTGCTCCGACGCCCAGAGCCTCCGTCGAGCAGCCTTCACCCTCATGAGGCGATACTTAGCTTCAGACTGTCTCGACGTCGACCTTATCTTCAGTAAAGACTTCTCCAAGGAAGAGCGGTCTATTTTACATCAG GTCGCGCAGAAGGTCGGCTTGGCCAGCAGAAGCTACGGAACTGGAGAAGAAAG ATTCCTAGTGGTAAAGAAGAAGCTAGACCCCTTCTCGCTCACACGTGCTGTGTTAGAAAAGGGCGGTAACACCCCCAAGTACCAGGTATTCATACCGTGCGGCGCCAGTAAAAGAACTCAAAGAAATGGAAGATATTGA